A region from the Manihot esculenta cultivar AM560-2 chromosome 13, M.esculenta_v8, whole genome shotgun sequence genome encodes:
- the LOC122721530 gene encoding aquaporin SIP1-1-like encodes MGLIKAAIGDAILTSMWVFSMPFLGIFSSTIAEFIGVEAKSLASLFITINLATCFVLTFSLIGAALGGASFNPTTTLSFYAAGIKPDASLMSMAVRFPAQAAGGVGGATAILQAMPGKYKHLLKGPSLKVDLHTGAVAEGAFTFVFCLALLLVMLKGPKNLLLKVWMVAVVTVGLVISGRRYTGPSLNPANAYGWAYVNNWHNTWDLFYVYWICPFVGAILAAWVFRYLFKAPIKKDKQA; translated from the coding sequence ATGGGTTTGATCAAAGCAGCCATAGGAGATGCAATTTTAACTTCTATGTGGGTATTTAGCATGCCATTTCTGGGAATTTTCTCCTCCACGATAGCAGAATTCATAGGTGTTGAAGCCAAGTCATTAGCGAGCCTTTTCATTACAATAAACCTAGCAACTTGTTTTGTGCTAACCTTCAGCTTGATAGGAGCAGCTTTAGGTGGTGCTAGCTTCAATCCCACCACAACTCTATCATTTTACGCTGCTGGGATTAAACCTGATGCGTCTCTCATGTCCATGGCCGTCCGATTTCCTGCTCAGGCGGCTGGTGGGGTAGGTGGAGCCACGGCAATCTTACAAGCTATGCCTGGAAAATACAAGCATCTGCTTAAGGGTCCTTCTTTAAAGGTGGATTTACATACAGGAGCAGTTGCAGAAGGGgcttttacttttgttttttgCCTTGCTTTGCTGCTTGTTATGCTTAAGGGTCCCAAGAACTTGTTATTGAAGGTGTGGATGGTGGCTGTGGTTACTGTGGGATTGGTTATTTCTGGAAGGCGATACACAGGACCTTCGTTGAATCCTGCTAATGCCTATGGCTGGGCTTATGTAAACAACTGGCATAACACTTGGGATTTGTTTTACGTTTATTGGATCTGCCCTTTTGTAGGAGCAATTTTGGCTGCTTGGGTTTTTCGTTACCTGTTCAAGGCTCCCATCAAGAAGGATAAGCAAGCTTGA